The following is a genomic window from Butyricimonas faecihominis.
TATTTGCGTGGAGAACTTGTGGAACCCGTGAAACCGATTGTTTTCTATATTGATCGGGCAACCCCGGAATATTTGGTGCCTTATTTTATAAAAGCGGTAAATGCGTGGCAGGGTGCTTTTGAGAAAGCCGGATTTAAGAATGCGATTTACGGAAAGTTAGCCCCCTCGCCGGAGGAAGACCCTGAATATAGCGAAGGTGATATTCGTTATCCGTTAGTATCGTACAAAGCCTCCCCGATTCCGAATGCTTACGGTCCGATGGTGTTTGACCCTCGATCCGGGGAAATTATCACCTCGCATATTGCAATATTTCATTCGGTTCTGGATTTGTTACAACGTTGGTATTTCGTGATGTGTGGGGCGGTTGATTCCCGTGCAAGAGAATACCCTCTAAGCCATGAGGTAATGGGAGAACTGGCGGCAACCGTGTTGACTCATGAAGTGGGACATACGTTAGGACTTCGGCATAATTTTATCGGTAGTACGGCCTATCCGGTGGATAGTTTGCGTAGCAAGGCTTTTATCCGTGAACATGGTTTGGGAACTTCCATTATGGATTATCAACGTTTTAATTATTTGGCACAACCGGAAGATGGTTTGGAACCGCAAGATTTATTGCCTCGTATCGGGATATACGACGAGTTTGCGATAGAATGGGGGTATCGTTGTTTTCAGGAGACAAATAATCTGGTGGAAAATGATTTGAAGTTACGTGCTTGGGTGGATGAAAAGCGGAAGGACCCGAAGATGTTTTATATCGTGGAAACGGATTATAGTGATCCCCGAGTACAATCTGAAGATAGTGGGGATGACATCATCAAGGCGAATCGCTTGGGAATGAAAAATTTGAAATATATCATGGAGCATCTGGAAGAATGGACAAAAACGAGTGATCCGGATTATTACGCTTTACGAAGACGCTATCTTTCCGTGTTGAGTCAGTACCAGAATTACGTGAACCACGTGATCCGTTACGTGGGTGGTAGTTATACGGATAACCCGACGAGGGAAGAAGAGAGTTTAACGGTGTATCAACCTGTACCTAAGGAAAAGGAAGAGGAGGCACTTGCTTTCTTGGAAGAATACGTGTGTCGGGAACCGGAATGGCTTTTTCGGCCCAATTTAATGGAAAAGACCGGTATTAATTTTGAATATTATGAGCAGGAACCGGCCAATAGTATGATAACTAAATTGTTATTAAAGTATTCGATATTACATAAAAACCGGCAATTAAACCCGGATGGTTTGACTATTGACGAGTTGCTGGATCGTATGTACGTGACTCTCTTTGAAGAAAAGGGTAGGAGTGGAGAATTATCCCGGTATGACAGGGCATTGCAAAAGGGATTTGTGCAGGATCTTGTCGTGAACGGGGAGAATCCGACGACTTTATTTAACGGGGTTGGAGTTCGTATCAAGCAACTGGTTTCGAAAATAAAACAATATGTGTTGACCGCCTCGGGGGAGGGACAAGATGCGTTGACGGTCAGTCACTACAAAACACTTTATAATTTTATTACTCTGTGGGAGAGCGGAAAGAATAAGTCATTGATTGAATTGAACTAAATATATTAGGGATGAAAGTATTGAATGTATGTTTGTTACTGATAGTAACTTTATTGATGTCTCGTCCGGTTGTTGCGCAAAATAATGCAGAACCGATGACATTCAGTCAATTTAAGGAACAGAAAGATTTACAAATAAATAACGGTTTTTACACGGTTTATCGTTTAGGAGATAAATATTACTTGGAGATTCCAATGGAAGGAATGGGAAAAGAGG
Proteins encoded in this region:
- a CDS encoding zinc-dependent metalloprotease, which codes for MKYLLIILFSLYVLSSGAENRVVQKEDEKEVSIDEFIHKDTPKDAGFFHVYVQDGRYYLEVPDDKLERDILVAVTIIKGTAQKERSTDARFGYGGDSVYDRLIRFIKNQDRIEIVSPQVFYLGDTPALYDDYIKNVISPVMYSLEIKAKSADSYLVDITDLFLSDCDLFSLKGAKVALKLGGYQQEQSYALDVKAFPENINFRSMRGYAVDGEVKDGGYTSSLWEVGASWFLLPEKPMRQRMFDDRVGYFTFVLDGMTKRNDQMEKAAFATRWRLEPKPEDMEKYLRGELVEPVKPIVFYIDRATPEYLVPYFIKAVNAWQGAFEKAGFKNAIYGKLAPSPEEDPEYSEGDIRYPLVSYKASPIPNAYGPMVFDPRSGEIITSHIAIFHSVLDLLQRWYFVMCGAVDSRAREYPLSHEVMGELAATVLTHEVGHTLGLRHNFIGSTAYPVDSLRSKAFIREHGLGTSIMDYQRFNYLAQPEDGLEPQDLLPRIGIYDEFAIEWGYRCFQETNNLVENDLKLRAWVDEKRKDPKMFYIVETDYSDPRVQSEDSGDDIIKANRLGMKNLKYIMEHLEEWTKTSDPDYYALRRRYLSVLSQYQNYVNHVIRYVGGSYTDNPTREEESLTVYQPVPKEKEEEALAFLEEYVCREPEWLFRPNLMEKTGINFEYYEQEPANSMITKLLLKYSILHKNRQLNPDGLTIDELLDRMYVTLFEEKGRSGELSRYDRALQKGFVQDLVVNGENPTTLFNGVGVRIKQLVSKIKQYVLTASGEGQDALTVSHYKTLYNFITLWESGKNKSLIELN